From Patagioenas fasciata isolate bPatFas1 chromosome 15, bPatFas1.hap1, whole genome shotgun sequence, a single genomic window includes:
- the MMD2 gene encoding monocyte to macrophage differentiation factor 2 isoform X2, whose amino-acid sequence MFVSRVLDFQKTRYARFMNHRVPSNCRYQPTEYEHAANCATHAFWILPSILGSSILYILSDDRWETISAWIYGFGLSSLFIVSTIFHTISWKKRHLRTVEHCLHMFDRMVIYFFIAASYAPWLNLRELGPWASHMRWIIWIMASIGTIYVFFFHERYKLVELVCYVIMGFFPALVILSMRRDRHPPGMMCDTGDGLF is encoded by the exons ATGTTCGTGTCCCGGGTCCTGGACTTCCAGAAGACGCGCTACGCCAG GTTCATGAATCACCGCGTCCCGTCCAACTGCAGGTACCAGCCGACAGAGTACGAGCACGCGGCGAATTGTGCCACCCATGCG TTCTGGATCCTGCCCAGCATCCTCGGCAGCTCCATCCTCTACATCCTCTCTGATGACCGGTGGGAAACTATCTCAGCCTGGATCTATGGCTTCGGCTTGTCCAGCCTCTTCATTGTCTCCACCATCTTCCACACCATCTCCTGGAAGAAGAGGCATCTCAG GACTGTGGAGCACTGCTTGCACATGTTCGATAGGATGGTGATCTACTTCTTCATCGCGGCATCGTACGCTCCCTG GCTGAACCTGCGGGAGTTGGGTCCCTGGGCCTCCCACATGCGCTGGATCATCTGGATCATGGCGTCTATTGGGACCATCTACGTTTTCTTCTTCCATGAGCG GTAcaagctggtggagctggtgtgctACGTTATCATGGGTTTCTTCCCTGCCTTGGTCATCCTCTCCATG aGACGTGACAGGCACCCGCCTGGGATGATGTGTGACACGGGGGACGGACTGTTTTGA
- the MMD2 gene encoding monocyte to macrophage differentiation factor 2 isoform X1, whose amino-acid sequence MFVSRVLDFQKTRYARFMNHRVPSNCRYQPTEYEHAANCATHAFWILPSILGSSILYILSDDRWETISAWIYGFGLSSLFIVSTIFHTISWKKRHLRTVEHCLHMFDRMVIYFFIAASYAPWLNLRELGPWASHMRWIIWIMASIGTIYVFFFHERYKLVELVCYVIMGFFPALVILSMPNRDGLPELVAGGFFYCLGMVFFKSDGRIPFAHAIWHLFVAIGAGIHYYAIWRYLYRPSTLESKTPR is encoded by the exons ATGTTCGTGTCCCGGGTCCTGGACTTCCAGAAGACGCGCTACGCCAG GTTCATGAATCACCGCGTCCCGTCCAACTGCAGGTACCAGCCGACAGAGTACGAGCACGCGGCGAATTGTGCCACCCATGCG TTCTGGATCCTGCCCAGCATCCTCGGCAGCTCCATCCTCTACATCCTCTCTGATGACCGGTGGGAAACTATCTCAGCCTGGATCTATGGCTTCGGCTTGTCCAGCCTCTTCATTGTCTCCACCATCTTCCACACCATCTCCTGGAAGAAGAGGCATCTCAG GACTGTGGAGCACTGCTTGCACATGTTCGATAGGATGGTGATCTACTTCTTCATCGCGGCATCGTACGCTCCCTG GCTGAACCTGCGGGAGTTGGGTCCCTGGGCCTCCCACATGCGCTGGATCATCTGGATCATGGCGTCTATTGGGACCATCTACGTTTTCTTCTTCCATGAGCG GTAcaagctggtggagctggtgtgctACGTTATCATGGGTTTCTTCCCTGCCTTGGTCATCCTCTCCATG cccAACAGGGATGGTCTCCCGGAGCTGGTGGCCGGTGGATTCTTCTACTGCCTGGGCATGGTCTTCTTCAAAAGCGATGGCCGCATCCCCTTCGCCCATGCCATCTGGCACCTCTTCGTGGCCATTGGAGCTGGCATCCACTACTACGCCATTTGGAGGTACCTCTACCGGCCCAGCACACTGGAGTCTAAAACACCCCGGTAG